The DNA window AAAAATCTAATGACAGGTAGAACTCTCCTCTTTTAACTAAACTCTCGTTGTATTTGCTCCAGTTGCGCTGCATAAAGCAGTAGGGTTTTTATGGGGTTTAAGCTTTTCGCTTCATTTGAGGTGAATTATTCAACAAAGCAAATAAAGATAATACCAATACTAAATTTAGTTGCATATATATGGATACTATTTGACTCTGAAAAACAGGGATTACACGACAAGATTGCTAATACCTTTGTTGTTAGAGAATAATCTTATTTATTTTCTTTTTTTATAAGAAATCTATTT is part of the Methanofastidiosum sp. genome and encodes:
- a CDS encoding RDD family protein, producing the protein MGFKLFASFEVNYSTKQIKIIPILNLVAYIWILFDSEKQGLHDKIANTFVVRE